A stretch of Brassica napus cultivar Da-Ae chromosome C6, Da-Ae, whole genome shotgun sequence DNA encodes these proteins:
- the LOC106417664 gene encoding uncharacterized protein LOC106417664 — MQVVSPLSLATRFVGEESFAELYGKLNDDFSSKLKVGFKKEEEEEEEKNRDGNNLEKSWWNQDDDDEREEEGEDEEFSFTSVNADNSPITADEAFEDGQIRPVYPLFNRNLLFEPEERSLRSPLKKLFVESEEATTTEREEESEPMGPYCSWSGRTVVEEASPETCRKSSSTGFSKLWRFRDLVSRSNSDGKDAFVFLHHGDKKKQSSSKPAAKLSGGVKEKETKTTRSAHERLYMRNRAIREEGKRRSYLPYKHVGFFTNVNGLTRNVHPY; from the coding sequence ATGCAAGTTGTTTCTCCTTTATCTCTGGCGACGAGATTCGTCGGAGAAGAGAGCTTCGCCGAGCTTTACGGGAAACTAAACGATGACTTCAGCTCGAAACTGAAGGTCGGTTTTaaaaaggaggaagaagaagaagaagaaaagaacagAGATGGCAATAATCTTGAGAAGTCTTGGTGGAATCAAGATGACGATgacgagagagaagaagaaggagaagatgaagagtTCTCTTTCACGAGCGTAAACGCAGATAACTCACCGATAACCGCAGACGAAGCCTTCGAAGACGGTCAGATCCGACCGGTTTATCCTCTCTTTAACCGGAATCTGCTCTTCGAACCGGAGGAGAGATCCCTCCGCTCGCCTCTCAAGAAGCTCTTCGTGGAGAGCGAGGAAGCCACCACCACCGAAAGGGAGGAAGAATCTGAGCCGATGGGACCGTACTGCTCGTGGTCAGGCAGAACCGTGGTGGAGGAAGCTTCGCCGGAGACTTGTCGGAAAAGCAGTTCGACGGGGTTCTCGAAGCTGTGGAGGTTTAGAGATCTCGTTTCGAGAAGCAACAGCGACGGAAAAGACGCGTTTGTGTTTCTGCATCACGGCGACAAGAAGAAGCAGTCTTCTTCTAAGCCGGCGGCTAAATTGAGCGGCGGCGTGAAGGAGAAAGAGACGAAAACGACGAGATCGGCACATGAGAGGTTATACATGAGGAACAGAGCGATCAGAGAAGAAGGGAAACGAAGATCGTATCTTCCTTACAAACATGTCGGATTCTTCACCAATGTGAATGGACTTACTAGAAATGTTCATCCTTACTGA